The following proteins are co-located in the Pseudodesulfovibrio alkaliphilus genome:
- a CDS encoding cation:proton antiporter, with translation MHQLTSITIALILVAGILCQWLAWRVKLPAIIFLLSCGVLAGPVLGWLDPDLLMGDLLFPFISLSVAVILFEGSLTLKLREIPGLERVIRNMITLGALITWLITATATALLLGFSWEIACLFGAIMVVTGPTVVMPMLRTVRPRESVANILQWEGILIDPIGAILAVLVYQFIVAGGAQGGVAAGALVFGKIVLIGVGLGVGSGQLFGLLLRKYWVPQFLHNVIALALVCGVFALSNLMEAESGLLTVTVMGVWLANMRGVDLDEIMDFKESLSLLLISALFILLAARMDLAAFVSLGWPALGVFLAIQFLARPLSVQASALGSGLSMAERHLLSWIAPRGIVAAAITAVFALKLGALGYEDAPQLVPLTFMVIVGTVVLQSTTARFLASRLGVAEPEPRGFLIVGANPVAQAVGLALQENGYRALLADQNWSAVRDAKLAGLPAYWGNPVSEHAERNLNLLGIGHLLALSANVELNALAAQYYRLEFEPVRVFSVRNRPKKEGVPDEKTAFRYGGRVLFDNTVTYRDMERMIRLGGEIRRTALTREFSFADYLADVSTQRLPLFAIDPDEGIHVFTPDADFTPKEGWSILALTREGQAADGNGDD, from the coding sequence GTGCATCAACTGACGAGCATCACCATCGCCCTGATCCTGGTGGCGGGCATCCTCTGCCAATGGCTGGCCTGGAGGGTCAAGCTGCCGGCCATCATCTTCCTGCTCTCCTGCGGCGTCCTGGCCGGGCCGGTGCTGGGCTGGCTCGACCCCGACCTGCTCATGGGCGACCTGCTCTTTCCCTTCATCTCCCTGTCGGTGGCGGTCATCCTCTTCGAGGGCAGCCTGACCCTCAAGCTGCGCGAGATACCCGGCCTTGAGCGGGTGATCCGCAACATGATCACCCTGGGGGCGCTCATCACCTGGCTGATCACGGCCACGGCCACGGCCCTGCTCCTCGGGTTTTCCTGGGAGATCGCCTGTCTGTTCGGAGCCATCATGGTGGTCACAGGCCCCACTGTGGTCATGCCCATGCTGCGCACGGTCCGGCCACGGGAGAGCGTGGCAAACATCCTGCAATGGGAGGGCATCCTCATCGATCCCATCGGGGCCATTCTGGCGGTGCTGGTCTACCAGTTCATCGTGGCCGGGGGTGCCCAGGGCGGTGTGGCGGCCGGGGCTCTGGTCTTCGGCAAGATAGTGCTCATCGGCGTGGGCCTGGGCGTTGGCAGCGGGCAGCTCTTCGGCCTGCTGCTCAGAAAATACTGGGTGCCCCAGTTTCTGCACAACGTCATCGCCCTGGCCCTGGTCTGCGGCGTGTTCGCCCTCTCCAACCTGATGGAGGCGGAATCCGGCCTGCTCACGGTGACGGTCATGGGCGTGTGGCTGGCCAACATGCGGGGCGTGGATCTCGACGAGATCATGGATTTCAAGGAGAGCTTGAGCCTGCTGCTCATCTCGGCCCTCTTCATCCTGCTGGCCGCGCGCATGGACCTGGCCGCCTTCGTGTCCCTTGGCTGGCCCGCGCTGGGTGTTTTCCTGGCCATCCAGTTCCTGGCCAGACCCTTGAGCGTACAGGCCAGCGCCCTGGGTTCGGGGTTGAGCATGGCCGAGCGGCACCTGCTGTCCTGGATCGCCCCCCGCGGCATCGTGGCCGCAGCCATCACCGCGGTCTTTGCCCTGAAGCTCGGCGCCCTGGGGTACGAGGACGCGCCTCAGCTGGTGCCCCTGACCTTCATGGTCATCGTCGGCACCGTGGTCCTTCAAAGCACCACGGCCCGGTTCCTCGCCAGCAGGCTGGGCGTGGCCGAGCCCGAGCCCCGCGGGTTCCTCATCGTGGGAGCCAATCCCGTGGCCCAGGCCGTGGGGCTGGCCTTGCAGGAGAACGGCTACCGGGCCCTGCTGGCCGACCAGAACTGGTCTGCCGTGCGCGACGCCAAGCTCGCGGGCCTGCCCGCCTACTGGGGCAACCCGGTCTCGGAACATGCCGAGCGCAACCTGAATCTCCTTGGCATCGGCCACCTGCTGGCCCTTTCCGCCAATGTGGAGCTCAACGCCCTGGCCGCGCAATACTACCGGCTTGAATTCGAGCCGGTGCGGGTCTTCTCTGTGCGCAACCGGCCGAAGAAGGAAGGGGTGCCCGATGAAAAGACGGCCTTTCGCTACGGTGGGCGCGTACTCTTCGACAACACTGTCACCTACCGCGACATGGAGCGCATGATCCGCCTGGGCGGGGAGATTCGGCGCACGGCCTTGACCCGCGAATTCTCCTTTGCCGACTATCTGGCCGATGTCTCGACCCAGCGGCTGCCGCTCTTCGCCATCGACCCCGACGAGGGCATCCACGTCTTCACGCCCGATGCGGACTTCACCCCCAAAGAAGGGTGGAGCATCCTGGCCCTGACCCGCGAGGGACAGGCAGCCGACGGCAATGGGGACGACTGA
- a CDS encoding sigma-54-dependent transcriptional regulator, translated as MPANILVLDDEKNYLLILESILEDEGYAVTALSDPEMGLAYLEESEVDIILTDMKMPKLTGQDVLEHCKKGYPHIPVLIMTAFGSIEAAVEAMRVGAFDYITKPFANEEMLLSISKAVQFAATQRENIRLKREILDRFGKSNIIARGKGMQQVMDMVDRAAPSRSTVLILGESGTGKELVARAIHASSPRRDEPFVTVNCMALSPGVLESELFGHEKGSFTGATAMRKGRFELANKGTLFLDEIGELTPELQVKLLRVLQEHQIERVGGAETFDVDIRIVAATNKNLQEAVSRGEFREDLFYRLNVVSIFMPPLRERREDIPLLAAHFLDKYARENQVEITGFTGAAMDYLTAYEWPGNVRQLENVVERCTVLARTDVIDADDLPPEIKDEEAQFKSAVDLLPSQLNLAETMDKIEGALVRRALVKAEFVQVKAAEMLGLSKSNLQYKLKKYDLMGKAK; from the coding sequence ATGCCCGCCAACATCCTGGTCCTTGACGACGAGAAAAACTATCTGCTCATCCTCGAGTCCATCCTCGAGGACGAAGGATACGCCGTGACCGCCCTGTCCGACCCGGAAATGGGCCTGGCCTACCTTGAGGAATCCGAGGTGGACATCATCCTCACGGACATGAAGATGCCCAAGCTCACGGGCCAGGACGTGCTCGAACATTGCAAGAAAGGCTACCCGCACATTCCGGTGCTGATCATGACCGCCTTCGGTTCCATCGAGGCCGCGGTGGAAGCCATGCGCGTCGGAGCCTTTGACTACATCACCAAGCCCTTTGCCAACGAGGAGATGCTCCTCTCCATCTCCAAGGCCGTGCAGTTCGCCGCCACCCAGCGCGAGAACATCCGCCTCAAGCGCGAAATCCTCGACCGCTTCGGCAAGAGCAACATCATCGCACGGGGCAAGGGCATGCAGCAGGTTATGGACATGGTGGACCGGGCCGCGCCCAGCCGCTCCACGGTGCTTATCCTCGGCGAATCCGGCACGGGCAAGGAGCTGGTGGCCAGGGCCATCCATGCCTCGTCCCCGCGCCGCGACGAGCCCTTTGTCACGGTCAACTGCATGGCGCTCAGTCCCGGCGTGCTCGAAAGCGAGCTTTTCGGCCACGAAAAAGGGTCTTTTACCGGAGCCACGGCCATGCGCAAGGGCCGCTTCGAGCTGGCCAACAAGGGCACCCTGTTTCTCGATGAGATCGGGGAGCTGACGCCCGAGCTTCAGGTCAAGCTGCTGCGCGTGCTTCAGGAGCACCAGATAGAGCGGGTGGGCGGCGCCGAGACCTTTGACGTGGACATCCGCATCGTGGCCGCCACCAACAAGAATCTCCAGGAAGCGGTCTCGCGGGGTGAATTCCGCGAGGATCTCTTCTACCGGCTCAACGTGGTCTCGATCTTCATGCCCCCCCTGCGCGAGCGGCGTGAGGACATCCCGCTCCTGGCCGCCCATTTTCTGGACAAGTACGCCAGAGAGAACCAGGTGGAGATCACCGGGTTTACCGGCGCGGCCATGGACTACCTGACCGCCTACGAGTGGCCGGGCAACGTGCGCCAGCTGGAGAACGTGGTGGAGCGCTGCACGGTGCTGGCCCGCACCGATGTCATCGACGCCGACGACCTGCCCCCCGAGATCAAGGACGAAGAGGCCCAGTTCAAGAGCGCGGTAGATCTCCTGCCCTCGCAGCTCAACCTTGCCGAGACCATGGACAAGATCGAGGGCGCCCTGGTCAGACGCGCCCTGGTCAAGGCGGAGTTCGTCCAGGTCAAGGCCGCGGAAATGCTCGGCCTCTCCAAAAGCAACCTGCAATACAAGCTCAAGAAATACGACCTGATGGGCAAGGCGAAGTAG
- a CDS encoding 5-formyltetrahydrofolate cyclo-ligase codes for MSDIDKKRLRGEMLALRGRMDEAAVERTSQGVLELIRTLAEWRTVREALVYWPKGGEVDVRPLVQELWQRGCRVLLPRCRPDAHGVMDLACAACEDDLTPGPYSLLEPDARRCPSLAACSPDLALIPGVGFDRRGYRLGFGGGYYDRLLASGTMGRPLLIGIAYTFQLVDELPVQPWDMPVDIVCTEEELWRP; via the coding sequence ATGAGCGACATTGACAAGAAGCGGCTGCGGGGCGAAATGCTCGCTCTGCGCGGCCGGATGGACGAGGCGGCCGTGGAGCGGACAAGCCAGGGGGTTCTGGAGCTGATCCGCACCCTGGCCGAATGGCGCACGGTGCGCGAGGCGCTGGTCTACTGGCCCAAGGGCGGCGAGGTGGATGTGCGCCCGCTGGTGCAGGAGCTGTGGCAGCGCGGCTGCCGGGTGCTCCTGCCCCGGTGCCGACCGGACGCCCACGGCGTGATGGACCTGGCCTGCGCTGCCTGCGAGGACGACCTGACCCCCGGACCCTACAGCCTGCTGGAGCCGGATGCCCGGCGCTGCCCATCCCTTGCGGCATGCAGCCCGGACCTGGCCCTGATTCCGGGCGTGGGTTTTGACCGGCGCGGCTACCGGCTGGGCTTCGGCGGCGGGTACTACGACCGGCTTCTGGCCTCGGGCACCATGGGCCGCCCCCTGCTCATCGGCATCGCCTACACCTTCCAGCTGGTGGACGAGCTGCCCGTGCAGCCCTGGGACATGCCCGTGGACATCGTCTGCACCGAGGAGGAGCTGTGGCGGCCATAG
- a CDS encoding polyphenol oxidase family protein, with translation MAAIAFFPFLFPGVPGVGCAFTSRRGGVSEPPHDTANLSFEVGDDPDAVRQNRRLLHDRLGLRGWCECRQVHGDAIHFDPPPAEPEAEPTLEGDGLATATPGMGLVIKTADCQPLILAHRAGRHVAALHVGWRGNKLDFPGSGVARFCEHYSLSPADILAVRGPSLGPAAAQFVHFDTDFGSGFEPYHDPATQTADLWRMTRDQLRAAGVPPHQIYSLDLCTLTRDDTFFSHRRASASPVKTTGRQVGLVWIKG, from the coding sequence GTGGCGGCCATAGCCTTTTTTCCCTTTCTTTTTCCGGGCGTTCCCGGCGTGGGCTGCGCCTTCACCTCGCGCCGGGGCGGGGTGAGCGAGCCGCCCCACGACACGGCCAACCTCTCCTTCGAGGTGGGCGACGACCCGGACGCAGTGCGCCAGAACCGCCGACTGCTCCACGACCGGCTGGGCCTGAGGGGTTGGTGCGAGTGCCGTCAGGTGCACGGCGACGCCATCCACTTCGACCCCCCGCCCGCAGAACCCGAGGCCGAGCCGACCCTTGAGGGCGACGGCCTGGCCACGGCCACCCCAGGCATGGGGCTGGTCATCAAGACCGCCGACTGCCAGCCCCTGATCCTGGCCCACCGCGCCGGTCGCCATGTGGCCGCCCTGCACGTGGGCTGGCGCGGCAACAAGCTCGATTTCCCGGGCTCAGGCGTGGCCCGCTTCTGCGAGCATTACTCCCTCTCGCCCGCCGACATCCTGGCCGTGCGCGGCCCGAGCCTCGGTCCCGCCGCCGCCCAGTTCGTCCACTTCGACACGGATTTCGGCTCCGGCTTCGAACCCTACCACGACCCGGCCACCCAAACCGCCGACCTTTGGCGCATGACCCGCGACCAGCTCCGGGCCGCTGGCGTCCCGCCCCACCAGATATACAGCCTGGACCTCTGCACCCTGACCCGCGACGACACCTTCTTCTCCCACCGCCGCGCCAGCGCCTCCCCGGTCAAGACCACCGGCAGGCAGGTGGGGTTGGTGTGGATCAAGGGGTGA
- a CDS encoding endonuclease NucS domain-containing protein has protein sequence MRQYFRIMLGRGSRLASECIEGGFIGANYEVKQDISGRLPDDVRSFNTLCVPIFLESHPGKSKVSASLSCGALWTVCKGARTGDVVLCPDGGGRYVVGEFNGEYEYHPGGNLPHRRPVTWYKERIDREDMSQALKNSCGIIGTVCNITKFKEEIDRLLETSPAAQYGVKNEIVEDLTCFALERHLEDFLVDNWEQTELGKDYDLVKEDGELVGRQFQTDTGAIDLLAISKDGKTLLVVELKRGRASDAAVGQVLRYMGFVRDELAEEGQQTKGTIIALEDDARIRRALAIVPDVDFYRYQVSFKLLKA, from the coding sequence ATGCGACAGTATTTCAGAATCATGCTCGGCCGGGGCAGTCGGCTTGCGTCGGAGTGTATCGAGGGAGGGTTCATCGGGGCGAATTATGAGGTCAAGCAGGATATCTCGGGCCGCCTGCCCGACGACGTGCGCAGCTTCAACACGCTCTGCGTTCCGATATTCCTGGAATCCCACCCCGGCAAATCCAAGGTCTCGGCAAGTCTATCCTGCGGTGCCCTGTGGACGGTATGCAAGGGGGCCAGGACAGGGGACGTGGTCCTTTGTCCCGATGGCGGCGGCAGGTATGTGGTCGGAGAATTCAACGGAGAGTACGAGTACCACCCCGGAGGCAACTTGCCGCACCGCCGCCCTGTGACATGGTACAAGGAACGGATCGACCGCGAGGACATGAGCCAGGCCCTGAAGAATTCCTGCGGGATCATCGGGACCGTGTGCAACATCACAAAATTCAAGGAGGAAATCGACAGGCTCCTTGAGACTTCTCCAGCCGCGCAATACGGGGTGAAGAATGAAATCGTGGAAGACCTGACCTGCTTTGCCCTGGAGAGGCATCTTGAAGATTTCCTTGTGGACAACTGGGAGCAGACCGAGCTTGGGAAGGATTACGACCTCGTCAAGGAGGATGGAGAGCTGGTGGGGCGGCAGTTTCAGACCGACACGGGAGCCATCGACCTGCTGGCCATCAGCAAGGACGGGAAAACCCTGCTCGTTGTCGAGCTGAAACGGGGCAGGGCAAGCGATGCGGCCGTCGGCCAGGTGCTCCGCTACATGGGTTTTGTGAGGGACGAGTTGGCCGAGGAGGGGCAGCAGACCAAAGGGACCATCATCGCCCTTGAAGACGACGCGAGAATCAGACGCGCCCTGGCCATTGTCCCGGACGTTGACTTTTACCGCTATCAGGTCAGCTTCAAGCTGCTGAAGGCGTAG
- a CDS encoding virulence RhuM family protein has protein sequence MNDNTPASQSRIDFFPAPDGNIRVQVRFVDETAWLTQKLMADLFQVSVPTINEHLRNIFADRELVEEAVIRNFRITASDGKEYLTKHYSLDSIIAVGYRVRSSVGVQFRRWATQRLREFMVKGFTMDDERLMNPGGWDHFDELLERIRAIRASEKRFYQKIKDLFAQTSADYDGSSETAHNFFKTIQNKMLYAITGKTAAQIVVERANAAAPNMGLTSFKGAVARKGDVLTSKNYLQQDELSRLDRLVTMFLDHAEDRAEKRQRITMQEWVGIADRFLEFNEWQVLTNAGTVSRLQAEEHAHGEYRTFDNARRQRELEQAEIEAERDFEELVKGVEGRKP, from the coding sequence ATGAACGACAACACGCCTGCCTCGCAGTCCCGGATAGACTTTTTCCCCGCCCCAGACGGCAACATCCGTGTGCAAGTCCGTTTCGTGGATGAAACGGCCTGGCTCACCCAAAAGCTTATGGCCGACCTTTTCCAGGTCTCGGTGCCCACGATCAACGAGCACCTCAGGAACATATTTGCAGACAGGGAGCTTGTTGAAGAGGCAGTTATTAGGAATTTCCGAATAACTGCCTCGGATGGAAAAGAATACCTGACCAAACACTACAGCCTGGACTCCATCATCGCGGTGGGCTACCGGGTCCGTTCGTCCGTGGGCGTCCAGTTCCGGCGCTGGGCCACCCAGCGTCTACGGGAGTTTATGGTCAAGGGGTTCACCATGGACGACGAGCGGCTGATGAACCCCGGCGGCTGGGACCATTTCGACGAACTGCTTGAACGCATCCGGGCAATCCGGGCCTCGGAAAAGCGTTTTTACCAAAAGATCAAGGACCTGTTCGCCCAAACCAGTGCCGACTATGACGGCAGTTCGGAAACCGCGCACAATTTCTTCAAGACCATCCAGAACAAGATGCTCTACGCCATCACCGGCAAGACAGCGGCGCAAATCGTGGTCGAGCGCGCCAATGCCGCCGCACCCAACATGGGCCTGACCAGCTTCAAGGGAGCCGTGGCCCGCAAAGGCGACGTGCTCACCTCCAAGAACTACCTGCAACAGGATGAACTCTCGCGGCTGGACCGGCTCGTGACCATGTTCCTGGATCACGCCGAAGACCGCGCCGAAAAGCGCCAGCGCATCACCATGCAGGAATGGGTCGGGATAGCCGACCGCTTCCTGGAGTTCAACGAGTGGCAGGTGCTGACCAATGCGGGCACCGTCTCCCGCCTACAGGCCGAGGAGCACGCCCACGGCGAGTACAGGACCTTTGACAACGCCCGCAGGCAACGGGAGCTGGAACAGGCGGAAATCGAAGCCGAACGGGACTTTGAGGAACTGGTGAAGGGAGTTGAGGGAAGGAAGCCCTGA